The following is a genomic window from Bordetella petrii.
GCTTTCCTTGCGCAGCTGCATCAGGTGGGCGCTGATTTCGTTCAGGGCGGTGTCCCAGCTGATGCGCTGGTACTTGCCGTCGACCAGCTTCATGGGATAGCGCAGGCGGTGTTCGCCGTGGCCATGCTCGCGCACCGCGGCGCCTTTGGCGCAGTGCGCTCCCAGGTTGATGGGCGAATCGAAGACCGGTTCCTGGCGCACCCAGACGCCGTTCTCGACCACGGCATCGATGGCACAGCCCACCGAACAGTGCGTACAGACCGTGCGGTGGGTGGTGGTCTTGGTTTTGCCCAGGGGCGCCTGGCGCTCGTCGGCGGCTTCGGCCTGCCTGACCAGCGCCAGCGGCGCGGCCGCCAGGCCGGCGCCCACGCCGATGCCCGAGCGCCGCAGGAACGCGCGGCGGTCCATGGTGGGCAAGGCCTGCGACATGCCGCGCCGCAGGCTTTGCATGAAGCTCGACTCTGCCGCGGCATCGCGCGCGGCATCGGTTTTTTTGGTTAGCAACATGCCGGGCTCCGTCAGACGAGAGTGGTTTTGTAGTACCGCTTGACGTGTTCGCTGAGGCGATAGCCGCCGCCCTGCGCTGGCGCGGGGGGTGAGGCAGTAGCGGAGGATGGCGGCTGCGCCGCGCTACCGGGCAAGGCCACCGCGCCAGCCGCGGCGGCGCCGGCGCCGGCCGCGCTTGCCAGGAATGCCCGGCGCGAAAGTCGGGGGTGGGTCTTGGACATGTCCGTCTCCTCCGAAGCAACCAGATATGAAATGCTTTGCATACTGTACCCCTACCCTTGGCCCGGGGCAATCTTCTCGGCCCGGGACCGGCGCGACGACGGTTTTGCCGTTAAGCCAGCATGTCGAAGCCCTGCGCCTCGACCTGGAAGAAATCGCGGGTGAAATCGGCCGCGCGGGCATAGAACCGCGCGGCGGGCTGGGCGGCTATTGCATCGCACAAATCGCCGGCCCAGGGCTGGATGTGCGCGGCGAAGAACGCGCTTTGCCGGGCCAGGTTGGCCACCGCCGCGTCGGGCCCGGTGATCAGCAGCCGCATGACTTCGCACAGATAAGCGATGTGGTCTTCGGTTTCGGGCATGGCGGGGTCGCGCGCCAGGCCCAGCGCGGACAAGTCGTCGCGCAGCCGGACCAGCGGTTTTTCGTTCAGGAAGCCCGCCAGGTAGTGCGAGCCGAACAAATAGACTTCGGGTTTGCCTACCCCGCCGAACAGCGCGTCGTATTCGGACGCGACGGTGGCCGCGTCCAGCTCGCGCGCGCTGGCGGCCAGCGCGTTCCAGGACGCTTCGAGCAGGCTGCCGGACGCGGCGGCCTGCTCTTGCAGCTGCGCCAGCAATTCGGCGGATGGCGGCGCATAGAACAGGTGCGCCAGCAAGCCATAGATTGCAGCGCGGGCGGCATCTTCGTCGAGGCCGGTGGGGCCGATGGCGGCAAGCGGGACGGTGGCTGTCATAGGTCGGTGATGCGGGTTTCGTCGGGCGAGGAATACAGGTCGATGACACGGCAGTCGCCGCACATCTTCAGGCGTTCGAGCGCCGCCCCCTGGAACATGGCGTGGCCGCCCAACCGTTGCAACATGGTGTCGATGCCCTTCTGCGTGCCGAACGCCTTGCCGCAGCGCACACAGTGGAAGGGCTGGGTTTCGTTGAGCACCACGGCTTCTTTGCGGCGTTCGGACAGCAGCAGGCGCGGCACCAGCTGGATGGCGTCTTCTGGGCAGGTTTTTTCGCACAATCCACATTGCACGCAATTTTTTTCGATGAAGCGCAGCTGCGGAAGTTGCGGATTGTCTTGCAACGCATGGGCCGGGCAGGCGCTGACGCAGCTCATGCACAGCGTACAGGCCTGGGCGTCGACCGCGACGGCGCCCAGGGGCGCGCCGGCGCCGGGCGCGCCCGCCGGCAGCGGGATTTCCTGCGGCAAGGGGCCGGGCGCATGAGCAATGAGATGGTCCAGGGCGAGCGCCAGGGTGGCGCGCTTCTCGGGCGCCGCCGCGTGGCGCGCCGGCTGGGCCGGCACGGGCGGATGCCGCGCCACGATGCGCTGCAGGTGATCGTCGAGCGCTTCGGCGGTATCGGCCCGCACCAGATGCAGGTGCGTGCCGTCATAGCCCAGGCCGTTCAGGATGGACTGCGCGGTTTCCATTTGCGCGGCCAGCGCGTCAAGATATTGCGGCGCCTCGTCGCCGCTGGCCAACACCGCCACCTGGGCGGCGCCGAACGCCACAGCCGACAGCCACAGCTCGACCCCCAGGCTGGCCACGTGCCACAAGGCCACCGGAATCACGTTGGCCGGCACCCCGTGCGCCAGCTTGAGCTGCGCGGCGCGGCCCAAGGTTTCCACCAGGCGCTGGCCGCCCTGCTGGCTGTGCAGCAGCAGCACCGCGTCGCGTCCGCCGGCCTGGGCATAAGTGGACAGCAAGGTGCGCAGCTTGCGGCCCTGGTCGGGGCTGCGCGGATACGTATAGGCCATGGCGCCAGACGGACACACGGTGGTGCAGGCCCCGCAGCCGGCGCACAGATACGGGTCGACCACGATCTGCTGGCGATGCGCGTCGCTGCGGATGGCCTCGGCCGAACAGACATCGACACAGGCATTGCAGCCAATGGTTTCGTTGCGGCTGTGCGCGCACAGCGAAGATTTGTAGTCGAAGAATTTGGGCTTCTCGAATTCGCCCACCATGTCGCGCAGCCGCAGCAGCGTGCCGGGGTCGCGGCCGTCCCAGGTGAAATAGCCCTGCGGCGGCTCGTGGCGGCGCATCTGCGGCGTGGCGCCCAGGTCGAGCACCAGGTCGTACTGTTCGGTGAACTGGCGAGGCGGGCGCTGGAAATCGATGGCGCCCGCCACCGTACAGGACGCCACGCAATCGCGATGCGAGGCACATCGATCCAGGTCGACCTGGTAGTCGAAGCCAATGGCGCCTTCCGGGCAGGCGGCCAGGCAGGCATTGCAGCGGGTGCACAGGTCGAGGTCGATGGGGTTGTCTTGCGACCAGGCCAGCTCGAACGCGCCCAGCCGCCCCTTCAGATGTTCCAGCCGGCCGGCCAGCACCGGATAGCGGCGCGCCTGCGTCCCGCCGTCGCGGCCCTCGCCCTGCACGAACAGCGTTACCTGCAAGACATCGTCGAGCAATGCAGCGGCCTGCTCGGCGCGATCGAGCGGGCCGATGATCAGCAGGCGGCCCGCGCTGCGGTACGTGACCGTGGCGACCGGATCGGGATCGGGCAGGTGGGCCGCGGCCAGCAAGGCCGCCAGCTTGGGCATGGCCTGGGCGGCGTCGCGGCTCCAGCCGCCGGTTTCGCGAATGTTGACGAAGCGCACCGGCGCCAGGGCGCCTTCGGTGGCGCTGCCCAGTTCGCCAAACAGGCGCTGTTCCTGGGTGCACGCCACCACGACCGGCCCGCCGCCGCGGATGGCTTGCTGGAAATCGCCCGCCTGGCTGCGGCACAACAGGGAATGCGGCGCCAGCGGCTCGCCCAGCGCGCGCCCGAGTTCATCGGGGTCCAGCGGCATGGTGCGGTTGCAGTCGCAGATCAGCGTAGTCATGGGTGCGGTCGCATGAAAAAGAAGCTTCAGCCGCGCGCACGCGCCCCGGCATGGCGGGGCGCGGCGGCGGCGGGATCTGGTTCGGCTGCGCGGCCGGGGCCGGGGCCGGTGGCCACGGCATCGGCGGCGGGCGTGGCCGCGGCGCCGTCGGCAGGGGCGGCTAGCGGCTCGAGGGGGGCCGCTGGGGAAGAATCATGCGCTTGCGACGGCGCGGCGTCGTGATCGGCCGGGGGCTGGTTGGCCAACACCCGGTCGACCGGCGCCGGGTCGGCCGGCAGCGCGTCTTCGGC
Proteins encoded in this region:
- a CDS encoding 4Fe-4S binding protein, coding for MTTLICDCNRTMPLDPDELGRALGEPLAPHSLLCRSQAGDFQQAIRGGGPVVVACTQEQRLFGELGSATEGALAPVRFVNIRETGGWSRDAAQAMPKLAALLAAAHLPDPDPVATVTYRSAGRLLIIGPLDRAEQAAALLDDVLQVTLFVQGEGRDGGTQARRYPVLAGRLEHLKGRLGAFELAWSQDNPIDLDLCTRCNACLAACPEGAIGFDYQVDLDRCASHRDCVASCTVAGAIDFQRPPRQFTEQYDLVLDLGATPQMRRHEPPQGYFTWDGRDPGTLLRLRDMVGEFEKPKFFDYKSSLCAHSRNETIGCNACVDVCSAEAIRSDAHRQQIVVDPYLCAGCGACTTVCPSGAMAYTYPRSPDQGRKLRTLLSTYAQAGGRDAVLLLHSQQGGQRLVETLGRAAQLKLAHGVPANVIPVALWHVASLGVELWLSAVAFGAAQVAVLASGDEAPQYLDALAAQMETAQSILNGLGYDGTHLHLVRADTAEALDDHLQRIVARHPPVPAQPARHAAAPEKRATLALALDHLIAHAPGPLPQEIPLPAGAPGAGAPLGAVAVDAQACTLCMSCVSACPAHALQDNPQLPQLRFIEKNCVQCGLCEKTCPEDAIQLVPRLLLSERRKEAVVLNETQPFHCVRCGKAFGTQKGIDTMLQRLGGHAMFQGAALERLKMCGDCRVIDLYSSPDETRITDL
- a CDS encoding TorD/DmsD family molecular chaperone; the protein is MTATVPLAAIGPTGLDEDAARAAIYGLLAHLFYAPPSAELLAQLQEQAAASGSLLEASWNALAASARELDAATVASEYDALFGGVGKPEVYLFGSHYLAGFLNEKPLVRLRDDLSALGLARDPAMPETEDHIAYLCEVMRLLITGPDAAVANLARQSAFFAAHIQPWAGDLCDAIAAQPAARFYARAADFTRDFFQVEAQGFDMLA
- a CDS encoding formate dehydrogenase; its protein translation is MSKTHPRLSRRAFLASAAGAGAAAAGAVALPGSAAQPPSSATASPPAPAQGGGYRLSEHVKRYYKTTLV